The following proteins are co-located in the Parafannyhessea umbonata genome:
- a CDS encoding sugar ABC transporter ATP-binding protein, whose amino-acid sequence MAGYSCPDNVFLHAEKISKIYPGTKALDEVSFDLLKGKVNVLIGENGAGKSTLMKMIAGIEQPSSGTMYIGDQEVHFKDTTEARKHGIGIIHQELSLFPNLNIYQNIFMNKELKKGASLDNAKHVERANKVLAKLEHPMDPNTIVGTLRVGQQQMVEIARNLVDDDLKVLIMDEPTSSLSQQEVQVLFKIMRELTSEGLSIVYISHRLEEIMEIGDHVTILRDGKYVDDADVKDISVSWIVSKMTGGEKNYPKRDRTVDWARQPKVLEVKDLCLPKPGGGYLVDHVSFDLKKGEVLGIYGLLGAGRSEIFECIMGLHPEHTGEVDIEGKPVQIKSVSQMIDMGVSLIPEDRQGSGLVQTLDIEKNASLAALKRYKRGPFIDSALEDKKVDEEIEDIHIKVADKHLPILSLSGGNQQKVVIAKGLLTEPKIFLMDEPSRGIDVGAKTEVFEIINKYAQQGLSIIVISSELEEIMAISDRIIVLSNGKKTGEFVGDDITKDALVMASYKGHHTETKQQEGK is encoded by the coding sequence ATGGCAGGATACAGCTGTCCCGATAACGTCTTCCTGCATGCCGAGAAGATCTCGAAGATCTACCCGGGCACCAAGGCCCTGGACGAGGTTTCCTTCGATCTTCTGAAGGGCAAGGTCAACGTCCTCATCGGTGAGAACGGCGCGGGTAAGTCCACGCTCATGAAGATGATCGCCGGCATTGAGCAGCCGTCCTCCGGAACGATGTACATCGGTGACCAGGAGGTCCACTTCAAGGACACCACGGAGGCGAGGAAGCACGGAATCGGCATCATTCACCAGGAGCTGAGCCTGTTCCCCAACCTCAACATCTACCAGAACATCTTCATGAACAAGGAGCTGAAGAAGGGTGCGTCGCTTGACAATGCGAAGCACGTCGAGCGGGCCAACAAGGTCCTCGCGAAGCTCGAGCACCCGATGGACCCCAACACCATCGTCGGCACCCTTCGAGTTGGTCAGCAGCAGATGGTCGAGATCGCGCGCAATCTCGTCGACGACGACCTCAAGGTACTCATAATGGACGAGCCCACCTCGTCGCTCTCCCAGCAGGAGGTCCAGGTCCTCTTCAAGATCATGCGCGAGCTCACGAGCGAGGGTCTCTCGATCGTCTACATCTCTCACCGTCTCGAGGAGATCATGGAAATCGGCGACCACGTCACCATCCTGCGCGACGGCAAATACGTGGACGACGCGGACGTCAAGGACATCAGCGTGTCTTGGATCGTCTCCAAGATGACGGGAGGCGAGAAGAACTATCCCAAGCGCGACCGCACCGTCGACTGGGCCAGGCAGCCCAAGGTGCTCGAAGTCAAGGATCTGTGCCTGCCGAAGCCTGGCGGAGGCTATCTCGTCGACCACGTGAGCTTCGACCTCAAGAAGGGCGAGGTCCTTGGCATCTACGGTCTTCTCGGCGCCGGACGCTCCGAGATCTTCGAGTGCATCATGGGCCTGCATCCCGAGCACACGGGCGAGGTGGACATCGAGGGGAAGCCGGTGCAGATCAAGAGCGTCTCCCAGATGATTGACATGGGGGTTTCGCTCATTCCCGAGGACCGTCAGGGCAGCGGTCTCGTCCAGACGCTCGACATCGAGAAGAACGCCTCCCTCGCCGCGCTGAAGCGCTACAAGAGGGGGCCGTTCATCGATTCGGCGCTCGAGGACAAGAAGGTAGACGAGGAGATCGAGGACATCCACATCAAGGTCGCGGACAAGCACCTGCCGATTCTCTCGCTCTCCGGCGGAAACCAGCAGAAGGTCGTCATCGCAAAGGGCCTGCTCACCGAGCCGAAGATCTTTTTGATGGACGAGCCGAGCAGGGGCATCGACGTCGGCGCGAAGACGGAGGTCTTCGAGATCATCAACAAGTACGCCCAGCAAGGTCTGTCCATCATCGTCATTTCCTCGGAGCTCGAGGAGATCATGGCGATCTCCGACCGGATCATCGTCCTGTCGAACGGCAAGAAGACGGGCGAGTTCGTCGGGGATGACATCACAAAGGACGCGCTCGTGATGGCTTCGTACAAAGGCCATCACACGGAAACGAAACAGCAGGAGGGTAAGTAA
- a CDS encoding ABC transporter permease: MAADTKKGSGGNNQLLMTLLKGRTLIVLAILFVFFSFAAPNFFNVDSLLSVAKHVALYGILAIGMTYVIITGGIDLSVGAVVGFCGMLAGGFLQEGLTLPMFGVTIYMSVPVVVLVTLAIGVLLGVVNGLIITKLGVTPFIATLGTMYVWRGFANIRSNGATFNDIAGKAGLGNMGFSFFSSSIFGIVPMGVVILVIFAVIAGLVLNKTAFGWHVLAIGGNTNAARLSGIKVDKSLIIVYAISGLCSAMVGIITTSQLMAAHPATGNSWEMNAIAASVLGGTSMAGGVGTIIGTIEGAFVIGVINDGMTMMGVTEFWQQVIRGLVIIVAVVIDQVQRNIQARMALQARNESKNEEKAAATA, from the coding sequence ATGGCAGCGGATACTAAGAAGGGCTCGGGCGGCAACAACCAGCTGTTGATGACGCTGCTCAAGGGTCGTACGCTCATCGTTCTCGCAATTCTCTTCGTGTTCTTCAGCTTCGCGGCACCGAACTTCTTTAACGTGGACTCGCTCCTCTCCGTCGCGAAGCACGTGGCTTTGTATGGCATCCTCGCCATCGGCATGACCTACGTCATCATCACGGGCGGCATCGACCTCTCCGTTGGCGCCGTCGTCGGATTCTGCGGCATGCTCGCGGGCGGCTTTTTGCAGGAGGGCCTGACGCTGCCCATGTTCGGCGTCACGATCTACATGTCCGTCCCCGTCGTCGTGCTCGTTACGCTTGCCATTGGCGTGCTTTTGGGAGTCGTGAACGGCCTTATCATCACGAAGCTCGGTGTGACGCCCTTCATTGCGACTCTGGGCACCATGTACGTGTGGCGCGGATTCGCGAACATCCGCTCCAATGGCGCGACCTTCAACGACATCGCGGGCAAGGCGGGCCTTGGCAACATGGGCTTCTCGTTCTTCAGCTCCAGCATCTTCGGAATCGTACCCATGGGCGTCGTGATCCTCGTGATCTTTGCGGTCATCGCGGGCCTCGTCCTGAACAAGACGGCGTTCGGCTGGCATGTGCTTGCCATCGGCGGCAACACCAACGCGGCGAGGCTGTCGGGCATCAAGGTCGACAAGAGCCTCATCATCGTGTACGCGATTTCTGGCCTGTGCTCGGCCATGGTCGGCATCATCACCACCTCTCAGCTGATGGCCGCGCACCCCGCGACTGGCAACTCCTGGGAGATGAACGCCATTGCGGCATCCGTCCTGGGCGGCACCTCGATGGCAGGCGGCGTCGGAACCATCATCGGAACCATCGAGGGTGCCTTCGTCATCGGCGTGATTAACGACGGCATGACCATGATGGGCGTCACGGAGTTCTGGCAGCAGGTCATCCGCGGTCTCGTCATCATCGTCGCCGTCGTGATCGACCAGGTGCAGCGCAACATCCAGGCGCGTATGGCGCTTCAGGCGAGAAACGAGTCCAAGAACGAGGAGAAGGCCGCGGCAACGGCATAG
- the rbsD gene encoding D-ribose pyranase, with the protein MKKSGIINAQLAGLLAGLGHKDTYMIADAGMPIPRGVEIVDLAVVGGVPTFRQVMDAIADECVFEHYTLAEEIKEANPELHAYVQEKLEGVEHDYVPHVELKRMEASCKFVIRTGEFSPYPNVLLTAACAF; encoded by the coding sequence ATGAAGAAGAGTGGCATCATCAACGCGCAGCTTGCGGGCCTCCTTGCGGGGCTGGGGCACAAGGACACCTACATGATCGCGGACGCGGGCATGCCCATACCGAGGGGCGTGGAGATCGTGGACTTGGCCGTCGTGGGTGGAGTTCCGACGTTTAGGCAGGTCATGGACGCGATTGCGGACGAATGCGTCTTCGAGCACTATACGCTTGCGGAGGAGATCAAGGAGGCGAACCCCGAGCTCCATGCGTACGTGCAGGAGAAGCTCGAGGGGGTCGAGCATGACTACGTGCCACACGTCGAGCTGAAGCGCATGGAGGCCAGCTGCAAGTTCGTAATCAGGACGGGCGAGTTTTCGCCGTACCCCAACGTTCTGCTGACCGCTGCGTGCGCGTTCTAG
- a CDS encoding FGGY-family carbohydrate kinase, whose protein sequence is MSKYVLGIDQSTQGTKAILFDEKGALLARADRPHRQIVNDLGWVEHDPEEIYGNVVATVADVVAKAGVDKGDIACVGISNQRETSLAWGADGTPCHNAIVWQDARAKDVCERVAAAGMADAVRERSGTRLSPYFPAAKLAWICENVDGVASGLRRGGLRLGTVDAYLVYRLTHGKSYKTDYSNASRTELFDIHTLTWDEELCDAFGIPVAALPEVCDSDALFGVTDFEGYLDAPIPIHAVMGDSHGALFGQGCLRPGMVKATYGTGSSVMMNVGESPVTSDSGLVSSLAWKLGGKVSYVLEGNINYTGAVVTWLKDDVGLVKSVGETEELARAASESDQSYLVPAFSGLGAPYWDSAAVGVLYGMTRTTHRAEIVRAALDSIGYQITDVLRAMERDSDVSLGELRVDGGPTHNGYLMQFQSDIARVPVAVSPTEELSGMGTAYAAGCGMGIYDADQLFDGVERRVFRPERDEAWSRRKYDGWRRAVSKALSETKERS, encoded by the coding sequence ATGTCGAAGTACGTATTGGGCATCGACCAGAGCACGCAGGGGACCAAAGCCATCCTCTTCGACGAAAAGGGGGCTCTTCTCGCCCGGGCGGACCGTCCCCACAGGCAGATCGTGAACGATCTCGGATGGGTCGAGCACGACCCGGAGGAAATCTATGGCAACGTGGTCGCGACCGTGGCGGACGTGGTCGCGAAGGCAGGCGTCGACAAGGGCGACATCGCGTGCGTGGGCATCTCGAACCAGCGCGAGACGTCGCTTGCGTGGGGCGCGGACGGCACGCCGTGCCACAACGCCATCGTGTGGCAGGACGCGCGCGCGAAGGATGTGTGCGAGCGCGTTGCGGCCGCGGGCATGGCAGACGCGGTGAGGGAGAGGTCGGGAACCAGGCTGTCCCCGTACTTTCCCGCGGCGAAGCTCGCGTGGATCTGCGAGAACGTGGACGGCGTCGCCTCGGGTCTGCGTCGTGGCGGCCTGCGCCTGGGCACGGTTGACGCGTACCTGGTGTATAGGCTGACGCATGGGAAGTCGTACAAGACGGACTACTCGAACGCGTCGAGGACGGAGCTCTTCGACATACACACGCTCACGTGGGACGAGGAACTGTGCGACGCGTTCGGCATCCCGGTTGCGGCGCTTCCCGAGGTGTGCGACTCCGACGCGCTCTTCGGCGTGACCGACTTCGAGGGCTACCTGGACGCGCCCATCCCCATACACGCGGTGATGGGCGACTCCCACGGTGCACTGTTTGGGCAGGGTTGCCTGCGGCCTGGCATGGTGAAGGCGACGTATGGCACCGGCTCCTCTGTCATGATGAACGTGGGGGAGAGCCCCGTGACGTCGGATAGCGGCCTCGTCTCCTCCCTCGCGTGGAAGCTGGGCGGCAAGGTGAGCTACGTCCTGGAGGGCAACATCAACTACACGGGTGCCGTCGTGACGTGGCTGAAGGACGACGTGGGGCTCGTGAAGTCCGTGGGTGAGACCGAGGAGCTCGCGCGCGCCGCGAGCGAGAGCGACCAGAGCTACCTGGTGCCGGCGTTCTCCGGCCTGGGCGCGCCGTACTGGGACTCCGCCGCCGTGGGCGTGCTGTATGGGATGACGAGGACGACGCACAGGGCAGAGATCGTGCGCGCGGCGCTGGACAGCATAGGCTACCAGATAACGGACGTGCTGAGGGCGATGGAGAGGGACTCCGACGTCTCGCTCGGCGAGCTGCGCGTGGACGGCGGCCCCACGCACAACGGATACCTCATGCAGTTCCAGAGCGACATCGCCCGCGTGCCGGTGGCGGTCTCCCCGACGGAGGAACTCTCCGGCATGGGCACCGCGTACGCCGCGGGGTGCGGCATGGGGATCTACGACGCGGACCAGCTGTTCGACGGCGTGGAACGCCGGGTCTTTAGGCCCGAGCGCGACGAGGCGTGGTCGCGTCGGAAGTATGATGGCTGGAGACGCGCCGTGTCCAAGGCGCTCTCTGAGACGAAGGAACGCTCATGA
- a CDS encoding ribokinase, translating to MRILDFGSLNIDYVYQVDHMVRPGETLAAGRRDVYPGGKGLNQAVACARAGAKVWQAGLVGPEGGLLLDVCREAGVNTDFVRTVDVASGHTVIQVDRGGQNCILLYGGANQRIDEAYADEVLSHFSAGDYVILQNEISCLPHIVDAAAARGMRVVLNPSPYNEALEAVDMSKVSLFLLNEVEGAQVAGGSEDPDEVLARLGEKYPDAAVVLTLGSEGSRYQRGDERYAQGIYHVDAKDTTAAGDTFTGYFVWAVSEGRPVPEALDIAAKASAIAVSRAGAVPSIPTIDEVMAAKL from the coding sequence ATGAGGATTCTCGACTTCGGATCTTTGAACATCGACTACGTGTACCAGGTCGACCACATGGTCAGGCCTGGCGAGACCCTCGCCGCGGGGCGGCGCGACGTGTACCCCGGCGGCAAGGGGCTGAACCAGGCCGTCGCGTGCGCGCGGGCCGGCGCCAAGGTGTGGCAGGCGGGCCTCGTGGGCCCCGAGGGCGGCCTGCTTCTGGACGTGTGCCGAGAGGCCGGCGTGAACACGGATTTCGTGCGGACCGTCGACGTCGCGAGTGGCCACACCGTCATCCAGGTGGATAGGGGAGGCCAGAACTGCATCCTGTTGTACGGGGGTGCAAACCAGCGCATCGACGAGGCGTATGCGGACGAGGTCCTCTCGCACTTCTCGGCGGGCGACTATGTGATCCTGCAGAACGAGATTTCGTGCCTGCCGCACATCGTGGACGCGGCCGCCGCGCGCGGTATGAGGGTCGTGCTGAACCCCTCGCCGTACAACGAGGCGCTGGAGGCCGTCGACATGTCGAAGGTCTCTCTCTTCCTGCTGAACGAGGTCGAGGGCGCGCAGGTCGCCGGCGGCTCCGAGGACCCGGACGAGGTCCTGGCGCGCCTGGGCGAGAAGTACCCGGACGCCGCGGTCGTGCTGACGCTCGGGTCCGAGGGCTCGCGCTACCAGCGGGGCGACGAGCGCTACGCGCAGGGCATCTACCACGTGGACGCGAAGGACACCACCGCCGCCGGCGACACGTTCACCGGCTACTTCGTGTGGGCCGTGAGCGAGGGCAGGCCCGTGCCCGAGGCGCTCGACATCGCCGCGAAGGCATCCGCCATCGCGGTGTCGCGCGCGGGCGCCGTGCCGTCCATCCCCACGATCGACGAGGTCATGGCGGCCAAGCTCTGA
- a CDS encoding HAD-IIB family hydrolase → MSIRIAFSDVDGTIVDTNHHALPADGPTLRRVTQRIPLCLVSGRSPEGIHSVQRALGITGPIAAFSGAYVLDEKGDELYSKTIPLDLALEVKAYLESDLPNVVAGTYGFHKWIVDDARDSRVLQEEYFVQTRATQSRDLKGTFGKRGIHKFLLMGEPDAILSAESTLGARYPELTVVRSNDVLCEVMAAGVSKSHAVDVLCHHFGASRGEAVAFGDGPNDLDMLLAVDESYAMPNGEPSVREAAAHVCEWSNLESGVAKTLARLVLGEEPGER, encoded by the coding sequence ATGAGCATTCGCATCGCGTTCAGCGACGTGGACGGAACCATCGTTGACACGAACCACCACGCGCTTCCCGCGGACGGCCCCACCCTCAGGCGCGTCACGCAGCGCATCCCCCTGTGCCTGGTGTCGGGCCGCTCGCCGGAGGGCATCCACTCCGTGCAGAGGGCGCTGGGCATCACCGGCCCGATCGCGGCGTTTTCCGGTGCGTACGTGCTGGACGAGAAGGGCGACGAGCTCTACAGCAAGACCATCCCGCTCGACCTCGCGCTCGAGGTGAAGGCGTATCTGGAGAGTGACCTGCCCAACGTGGTGGCAGGCACGTACGGCTTCCACAAGTGGATCGTGGACGACGCGCGCGATTCGCGCGTGCTGCAGGAGGAGTACTTCGTGCAGACGCGCGCGACCCAGAGCCGCGACCTCAAGGGCACGTTCGGCAAGCGCGGCATCCACAAGTTCCTGCTAATGGGAGAACCCGACGCGATCCTTTCGGCCGAGAGCACCCTCGGCGCGCGCTACCCGGAGCTGACCGTGGTGCGCAGCAACGACGTCCTGTGCGAGGTCATGGCGGCCGGCGTGAGCAAGAGCCACGCGGTCGACGTGCTGTGCCACCACTTTGGCGCCAGCCGCGGCGAGGCCGTCGCGTTTGGCGACGGTCCGAACGACCTCGACATGCTGCTTGCCGTGGACGAGTCCTATGCCATGCCAAACGGCGAGCCGTCCGTGCGCGAGGCCGCCGCTCACGTGTGCGAGTGGTCCAACCTCGAGTCCGGCGTCGCAAAGACGCTCGCCCGGCTCGTGTTGGGGGAGGAGCCGGGCGAGCGCTAG
- a CDS encoding GntR family transcriptional regulator has translation MNALDAICATPLDKTSDVPLYLQLKLRLMGLIATHAFDGQTPLPAEADICRALGLSRSTVRRCFRDLVDEGRVVRRRGKGTFVARYQQGRTTDVALNFSARMEALGKAPSSRILSLRQVPGTEVLRHRLRLGEKDGALWEVRRLRIADGVPMEINTAYVPTSVCPALTRGRLERSLYACVAEDAGLLPTYEDAYLEAVVLDAAEADALDQVRGAPGIRVVRTTYDADMVPFEVAVLVRRADKNRLHLRLGPSGSEVMLDVT, from the coding sequence ATGAACGCACTCGATGCCATATGCGCGACGCCGCTTGACAAGACGTCGGACGTACCCCTGTACCTGCAGCTCAAGCTCAGGCTCATGGGGCTCATCGCCACGCATGCCTTTGATGGGCAGACGCCGCTTCCCGCGGAGGCGGACATCTGCCGCGCGCTTGGCCTTTCGCGCTCGACGGTCAGGCGCTGCTTTCGCGACCTCGTGGACGAGGGCCGCGTCGTCCGGCGGCGCGGCAAGGGCACGTTCGTTGCCCGATACCAGCAGGGCCGTACCACCGATGTCGCGCTGAACTTCTCCGCGCGCATGGAGGCGCTGGGGAAGGCGCCGTCGTCGCGCATCCTCTCGCTGAGGCAGGTGCCGGGCACGGAAGTCCTCAGGCACCGGCTTCGCCTTGGCGAGAAGGACGGGGCGCTCTGGGAGGTGCGGCGCCTGCGCATCGCGGACGGCGTGCCGATGGAGATAAACACGGCGTACGTGCCGACGTCCGTGTGCCCGGCCCTCACGCGCGGGCGGCTGGAGCGGTCGCTGTACGCGTGCGTTGCGGAGGACGCGGGACTTCTGCCCACGTACGAGGACGCGTACCTCGAGGCCGTGGTGCTGGATGCCGCGGAGGCAGACGCGCTTGATCAGGTACGCGGTGCCCCCGGGATCCGCGTGGTGAGGACGACGTACGACGCGGACATGGTTCCGTTCGAGGTGGCCGTGCTCGTGCGTCGCGCGGACAAGAACCGCCTGCACCTGCGGCTGGGGCCGTCTGGCTCGGAGGTCATGCTGGACGTGACGTGA
- the pflB gene encoding formate C-acetyltransferase, with protein sequence MQLREEWNGFAAGHWTSDVNVRDFIQQNYTPYDGDESFLAGPTEATDRLWGKVQELQAQERANGGVLDCETEVVSGLTAYGPGYIDPELKDLEKVVGLQTDKPLKRAFMPYGGIKMAQQAAESYGYKIDPKYDKIFNEYHKTHNQAVFDAYTPEMRAARHSHIVTGLPDTYGRGRIVGDYRRVALYGIDFLIAKKQEDLLNCGDGTMTDDVIRLREEIAEQIRSLRGIKDMAATYGFDISKPATNAHEAFQWLYFGYLAAIKTQNGAAMSVGRIATFLDIYIERDLAAGTLTESEAQELVDHMVLKFRMVKFARIPSYNELFSGDPVWATLEMAGLGQDGRHMVTKNDYRFLHTLENMGPAPEPNLTVLYSKRLPLNFRRYAAKVSINTSSVQYENDDVMRPVWGDDYSICCCVSATQTGKEMQFFGARANLAKCLLYAINGGKDEKFLDKKTGKNMQVGPELAPITSEYLDYDEVMHKFDLMMDWLSGLYVNILNLIQYMHDKYYYEAAEMALIDTDVRRTFATGIAGFSHVVDSLSAIKYAKVRCIRNEDGLVTDYAIEGDFPRYGNDDDRADDIAVWLLKTFMGKIKKHHTYRNSEPTTSILTITSNVVYGKATGALPDGREAFKPFAPGANPAYGAEKNGLLASLNSVAKLPYEYALDGISNTQTINPSALGNDLEQRKANLVNVMDGYFAAGAHHLNVNVFGVDKLKDAMEHPEKPEYANFTIRVSGYAVKFIDLTREQQLDVIARTCHDHM encoded by the coding sequence TCCTCGCCGGCCCCACCGAGGCCACGGACAGGCTCTGGGGCAAGGTCCAGGAGCTTCAGGCGCAGGAGCGCGCGAACGGCGGCGTCCTCGACTGCGAGACCGAGGTCGTGAGCGGCCTCACCGCATATGGTCCGGGCTACATCGACCCCGAGCTGAAGGACCTCGAGAAGGTCGTGGGCCTTCAGACCGACAAGCCCCTCAAGCGCGCGTTCATGCCGTACGGCGGCATCAAGATGGCGCAGCAGGCCGCCGAGAGCTACGGCTACAAGATCGACCCGAAGTACGACAAGATCTTCAATGAGTACCACAAGACCCACAACCAGGCCGTGTTCGACGCGTACACCCCCGAGATGCGCGCCGCCCGCCACTCCCACATCGTGACCGGCCTGCCCGACACCTATGGCCGCGGCCGCATCGTCGGCGACTACCGCCGCGTCGCCCTGTACGGCATCGACTTCCTGATCGCCAAGAAGCAGGAGGACCTCCTGAACTGCGGCGACGGCACCATGACCGACGACGTCATCCGCCTGCGCGAGGAGATCGCCGAGCAGATTCGCTCCCTCAGGGGCATCAAGGACATGGCCGCCACCTACGGCTTCGACATCTCGAAGCCCGCCACCAACGCACACGAGGCGTTCCAGTGGCTGTACTTCGGCTACCTCGCAGCCATCAAGACCCAGAACGGCGCGGCCATGTCCGTCGGCCGCATCGCGACCTTCCTGGACATATACATCGAGCGCGACCTCGCTGCGGGAACCCTGACGGAGTCCGAGGCCCAGGAGCTCGTCGACCACATGGTCCTCAAGTTCCGCATGGTCAAGTTCGCGCGCATCCCCAGCTACAACGAGCTCTTCTCCGGCGACCCCGTCTGGGCGACGCTCGAGATGGCCGGTCTCGGCCAGGATGGCCGTCATATGGTCACGAAGAACGACTACCGCTTCCTGCACACGCTCGAGAACATGGGACCCGCGCCGGAGCCCAATCTCACCGTGCTCTACAGCAAGCGCCTTCCCCTCAACTTCCGCCGCTACGCCGCGAAGGTCTCCATCAACACCTCCTCCGTCCAGTACGAAAACGACGACGTGATGCGTCCCGTCTGGGGTGACGACTACAGCATCTGCTGCTGCGTCTCCGCGACCCAGACCGGCAAGGAGATGCAGTTCTTCGGAGCGCGCGCCAACCTGGCGAAGTGCCTGCTCTACGCCATCAACGGCGGCAAGGACGAGAAGTTCCTGGACAAGAAGACCGGCAAGAACATGCAGGTCGGCCCGGAGCTCGCGCCGATCACGAGCGAGTACCTCGACTACGACGAGGTCATGCACAAGTTCGACCTCATGATGGACTGGCTCTCCGGCCTGTACGTCAACATCCTGAACCTCATCCAGTACATGCACGACAAGTACTACTACGAGGCCGCGGAGATGGCGCTCATCGACACCGACGTCCGCCGCACCTTCGCCACGGGCATCGCCGGCTTCAGCCACGTGGTGGACTCGCTGTCCGCCATCAAGTACGCAAAGGTCAGGTGCATCCGCAACGAGGACGGCCTCGTGACCGACTACGCAATCGAGGGCGACTTCCCCCGCTACGGCAACGACGACGACCGCGCGGACGACATCGCGGTGTGGCTGCTCAAGACCTTCATGGGCAAGATCAAGAAGCACCACACCTACCGCAACTCCGAGCCGACCACCTCGATCCTGACCATCACGTCGAACGTGGTCTATGGCAAGGCCACGGGCGCCCTGCCCGACGGTCGCGAGGCCTTCAAGCCGTTTGCGCCCGGCGCGAACCCCGCGTACGGCGCGGAGAAGAACGGCCTTCTCGCCAGCCTCAACTCCGTGGCCAAGCTCCCGTACGAGTATGCGCTCGACGGCATCAGCAACACGCAGACCATCAACCCAAGCGCGCTCGGCAACGACCTGGAGCAGCGCAAGGCGAACCTCGTGAACGTGATGGACGGCTACTTCGCCGCCGGTGCCCACCACCTGAACGTGAACGTCTTCGGCGTCGACAAGCTGAAGGACGCGATGGAGCACCCCGAGAAGCCCGAATACGCCAACTTCACGATCCGCGTCTCAGGCTATGCGGTCAAGTTCATCGACCTCACCCGCGAGCAGCAGCTCGACGTAATCGCGCGCACCTGCCACGACCACATGTAA